Sequence from the Streptomyces sp. NBC_01408 genome:
AAGACCGCCGCCTCGGTCGGCATCCGGCCCAGCGACATCGGCCCCGCCTGGCGGCTGACCGTGCGCGGCGCCGGGCGGCAGGTCGACCTGACGTACCAGCAGCTGCTGGCCATGACGCAGCGCGAGTCGGCCCTGCCGATCGCCTGTGTCGAAGGCTGGTCGACCCCCGACCAGCTGTGGAGCGGGGTCCGGCTCACCGATCTGGCCGCCCTTGTCGGGCTCGGCATGCGCACGCCCGAGGTCCTGGTGGAGTCGGCGCAGCGCGGGGGCTCGTTCCGTTCGGCGGTGCTGCGCGACAACCAGGTCCGCGACAGCCGCTCGCTCCTGGCCGTCCGGGTCAACGGGGCGACGCTCTCCCCCGACCACGGCCATCCGGCGCGGATCATCGTCCCCGGGGCACCCGGGGTGCACAACACCAAGTGGGTCACCCGTCTGACGTTCGGAGAGCCGGCATGAGCGCTCCGACCGCTTTCCGCCGCCGCTACGGCGCCTCCCCGCTGCACCTGCTCCTCGTCCTGGTCTCCTTCGCGCTCGCGGTCTACGCCGGACTGCGCCTGTTCGAGGGGGACACCGTCGGCGTGGCCGTGTGGTTCGTCGGGGCGGCCCTCCTCCACGACCTGGTACTGCTCCCCCTGTACTCGGTGACCGACCGGGCGGCGCAGGCACTGTTCAGCACCGGGCGGGATGACGGTCGGCCCGCGCCACGGGTGAGCGTGAACTACGTCCGCGTGCCCGCATTCGTATCCGGGGTCCTGCTGCTGGTCTGGTGGCCGCTGATCCTCGGACAGGTCGGGCACTTCACCGCCGCGACCGCCCTCCCCGCGGACGGCTTCCTGGCCCGGTGGCTGCTCATCACCGCGGTGCTCTTCGCCGCCTCGGCCGTGGTCCTGATCGTACGGACCCGGGCCCGGAGCCGGGCTCAGCGGCAGGCACGCGGCGCGACGAAGTGACGGCCTCCGGCGCTGGTGATCCGGCTCTTCCGGGGCGAGCCCGCGCCCTCCGGACCGCTGTGATCGGAGCCCGCCCGCTCGGCCGGCCGGCCCGGAGACAGCGCCTGGGCTACGCGAGGGCGAAGTAGCGCAGCCAGAGGTAGAGGGCGGAGAGGGCGACGGTGACCACGGTCACGACGAGGCCGTACTTGGTGAACTCCCAGAAGCTGATGGGGTGGCGGTTGCGTTCGGCGATGCCGAGGACGACGACGTTGGCGGAGGCGCCGATGGCGGTGGCGTTGCCGCCGAGGTCGGCGCCGAGGGCGAGGGCCCACCACATCACGTGGTCGGGGTCGTCGCCACCCATGGCCGTGACGAGCTGGCTGGTGATCGGGGCCATGGTGGCCACGTAAGGGATGTTGTCGACCAGCCCGGAGAGCACCGCCGAGCCGCCCAGCAGCAGCATGGAGCCGCCGAGTTCGTCTCCGCCGATCGCGTCCGCCAGGGAGCCTGCCAGATCTCCGATGACTCCGGTCCCGATGAGGGCGCCGACCATCACGAACAGTCCCGCGAAGAAGGCGAGGGTGGGCCATTCCACCTCGCCGAGGACCTCTCCGGTCTCCACCTTCGAGATCGCGATGAGCAGGCCCGCCCCCAGGAGGGCGACGACGCTCGGCTCGTAGTGGAGGACCGGGTGCAGGACGAAGCCGGCGACGACCAGCGCCAGAACGCCCAACCCCTGGGCCAGGAGCCGGGGTTCGGTGATCGCCTCCCGCTCGCGCAGCTCCATGATCTCCGCGGCGCGCTTCTCGTCGTAGACGAAGTGCTTGGCGAACATCACCCGGCAGAGCAGTACGAGGACCGCCACCAGTACGACGCACAACGGGGCGAGGTGGATCAGGAAGTCGTTGAAGGTCAGCCCGGCCCGGCTGGCGATGATGATGTTCGGCGGGTCACCGACGAGCGTGGCGGTGCCGCCGATGTTCGCGGCCAGCACCTCGGCGATCAGGAAGGGTACGGGGGCCAGCCGCAGCCGGTCGCAGACCAGCAGCGTCACCGGTGCGACGAGCAGCACGGTGGTGACGTTGTCGAGCAGCGCCGAGGCCATCGCCGTGATGACGACCAGCATGGCCATCACCCGGAACGGCCGCGCCCTGGCCTTCTTCACCGACCAGATCGCCAGGTACTCGAAGAGCCCGGTGCGCCGGAGGACTCCGACGATCATCATCATGCCCATGAGCAGGAAGACGACGTTCCAGTCGATGCCCGTCTCATCGGAGTAGAAGGCGGCGCCGTCGTCGGTGGCGCCGATCGCCAGCATCAGCCCCGCTCCGCCCAGGGCTGCGGCGACGCGGTGGACCTTCTCGCTGATGATCAGGGCGTACGCGCCGACGAAGACGGCGATGGCGGCCCAGCTCTGCCAGTCGCTCACGCCTGCTCGCCCGCCGCGAGGTAGTGCCTCATCAGGGCCGCGGCCGTCACGACCCCGATGAGGCGTACCCGGTCCGCCCCACCGCCGTGCTCGACGACGGCGACGAGCGGGACGTGCGTGCGGGCCATGACCGCGGCGATCTGGAGCACTCCCGCGTCCGGGCCGACGTACGGGGGCTTGAAGGTCCGGCGCGGGAGCCACTCGGAAACCGTCCGGCCCTCCAGTCCCTCGGCGAGCGCGTCCGCGTGCCGCTCGTCGATCACGGCGGCGAGCAGCGGGTCCTCCATCACGTACTCGGGCACCAGCTGCCGTACCAGCTGGGAGCCGGGCACGACGGCGTACGGAACCCCGTCGGTGTCGAGCACCAGCAGGGCGGGCAGGTTCTGCTCCGCCAGCAACCGCACCGCGTCGACCGCGGGGTCGTCGGTGGTCACATGGGGGTAGGGCTCGGCGAGATCACGGGCTGGCATGGTGCTTCTCCTGATCGGGTGTGTCGCGCGGAACGCGGACGCGGGTCCGGTCTCGATGGCCGTCGTCGGCCGGGATGCCCGCGAGGGTGTACGCCGCCTCCGCCTGCGGGAACCCGGAATATCACACCGTCGCCCGGTTCGCCCTCACCCACCGCACGGGCACGGGCACGGGCAAGTACCGATACCGCAATGGCTACGTGATGCGTACGGTCTCGCGCACGGTGACCTGGTCGATGTCGGTGGTGCGTACCGTGATGTTCAGGGTCCACACGCCGGGCATCGGCAGCCGCAGGTCGTACGCGGCCCAATACCCCTTCTGGTTCTTGAGCTTGGCATCGAGCGGGCCGATTCCCAGTTCGCCCTGGGTGAGGGTCAGGCGGAGTTCGGGAACGGTGGCGAGGCCGCCGTCCGCTGTGTACACGACGGCTTCGACCGTGTTCTCGCCGACGCGTCCCGGAGCCAGCGTGATCTGCACCGTGCCGTGACGGTTCGCCGTCCCCATGTCGAAGGGGACGGTAACCACCTTCGTCGCCGGCTCCTGCACGGTGGCTGCCGAGGCCATCTCGCCGGCGGCGCGGCCGGGCTGGGTGCCGGTGAGCACGGTGGTGATCACCAGGACCGCCACGCTGAGTGCCGCTTCGAGCGCCACCGTGCGACGCAGGGCGCGCTGATACCTGTCGCCCGTGACGACAGGCGACTCGGCGCCGTCGCCCGGCTCACCCCGGGCGGGTGGTGCATCGGACGTGCTTCCGGGGTCTGTTGCCCCTGGGGAAGTCGGCGCGCCGACCGTTTGCACGACCCTCGCCCGCTCAGGTTCTGGCACCTTCAGCCTCTCCTCGGCCCGCGGCGCCTCATGGAGGAGGCGGGCGGTCCACCGGCGGGAGAAGGACGCCACCCACAGCACGAGGACCACGGCGGCGACCTTCACGACGAGGGTCCTTCCGTACGACGTGCTGGACAGCGCCTCCCATGAACCGACCTGCCTCCACGACTGGTACACCCCGGTACCGACCAGTACGGCCACGGCGGTGAAGGCCAGCGTCGAGAAGCGACCGATCGCGGCCACCGGAACGTCTCGACCGTCCGGTGCCCGACGCCGCAGAACGGTCACCAGGGTGATCAGGCCGCCCAGCCAGACCCCCATGGCCAGGAGGTGCAGCACGGCGACAGGAACGGCCAGGGGCACCTGGATGCCGGCGGAGGCGTGTTCGGCGGCGGCCCAGGTGAACGCCAGGCCCAGGGCGAGCGCCGCCCCGGCCAGGCGGCCCCGGGCACCGAGGTCCCCCGGCTGCGACCCGTCATCCTGACGGCCGGGTCGTACGGCCACCCGCCTCAGCAACACCCCGGCAACCGCGAGCAGCACAAGCCGTGCGATCAGTGCGACCCCAGGCCTCCCGGTGACGGTTCGGCCCAGCTGAGACAGGTCGAACGCCGACGTCAACTGGCCGGCTGTCTCGTACGGTCCGCGCAGCAGCAACAGGGCCACGGTGGACGCCACCAGCGTCGCCCACCCGGCAGCCAGCAGTCTGCGCACCGGACGAACCGCGCCCGCGGCGGGCCAGCACACGAGGACGAACGCGGCAGTTCCGACGAGGAGAGCGAGACCGCTGTACGCGACGTAGCGGAAGAAGCCGTACAGGCGGCCGACCACCGTGTGGTCCGATGAGTCGGCCGCCACCACGGCGGCAGTCTCGGAGGGCTTGCCGATGGAGAAGACGAACGCGCCGGAGATCGGGTGACCGTCGGCGGAGACGACGCGCCAGGCCACCGTGTAGGTCCCCTGGGGCAGCTTCTCGGACAGCTCTACCCGTGCGGTGTTCTCCTTGCCGTCCACATACTGCGCCGGACGCGGGTTCACCCGCTCGTTGTCAGGCGACAGCACTCTCAGCGAGTCGTCGGAGAAGGTGACGGACTCGGTGAAGGTGAGTGTGACCTGCTTCGGAGCCGTCTTGAGGACGGTCCCGTCCGCAGGGTCCGAGCCGCCGAGGCCGGCGTGCGCGAAGGCCGGGCCCGCCGCGCCGAGGATCAGGGCGAACACGGCGGCGACCAGCGCAAGAACGGTCAGTGGCGTCCTTCGGGGAGGCGATCCAGTGTGCATGAAGAGGCAGTCTCCGGAGTGGCGGTCGTCAGCGGCGGCACCGCCGCCCGGGCCCCGGTCGGGCGGGGCAGCAGTCGGACGGTGTCGCTCACCCGGGGCGACAGGACGGACTCTGGCGGGGCTGGGACTCATGGCGAGATGTGGACGATAGTGCGGTCGGCCCGGGGACGGCGCTGCTTGCGCAACTTCGGCTAAAGCACGCTGCAGAACGTCGACTCGGGGCACTTTCCCTGTATCCATCAGAGGTTCGAGCTGCGCCGCCTCCACCCGCCCCGGCTCTGCCCGCCACCGGCTCCCGAACCCGGGAAACCGCAGCTGAGCCATCCGGTGGATTCTCGGTGGCTCGTGGTCCGGCGCCGAGGACGGCGTACGGACGGTGGCACACTGGGCGAGTGGCGCCGCTTGCGCCGCCGTGCGATGCGAACCGCCGCCCCGGGCCGTACCGGGGGGGTGCACACTCGACGGCGTCCTCATCCACCGGTACCCGCGACAGCTCGTGGTGAGGACTTGCCAGAGGACGTGAGGACGATGTCACCGTCGAATCCTTCCGGCGCTTCGACGCGCGTACGGATGTTGGCCCGGCTGGCGTTGGTCTGCGCACTGGGCGCGGTGGCGGCGTTGATCGCTGCGAGCGGCCGGGGCGGCCTGTTCATCCTCGCGGTCGGGGCGGCCGGCGCTGTGCTCACGGCCATGGGTACGTGGTGGGTGCTGGCCCATCGTGGGGCGGTGCGGGCGGCCGGGGCCGTGCTCATGGTGGGCGCACCGGTGGCCATCCTGGTCGCGTACGCCCTGGCGGATCTGTGGCCCGTGGCGCTGACCGCCATCGCGCTGTGGGGCGCCGCCGTGGTGTGCGCGGGGTCGGCGCTGCGCGCAGTACGGGAACCCCACGGCATGCAGGCGGTGGCCTGCGCCCTCCCCCGGCATCCGGTGCTGATCATGAACCCGAAGTCCGGCGGTGGCAAGGTCGGCCGTTTCGGCCTGGTCGAGAAGGCCGAGGCGCTGGGCGCTCGGGTCGTGCTGTTGGATACGACGGCCAGGACGGACGTCGCCGCGCTCGCCCGTCAGGCGGTGGCCGAGGGCGCGGACCTGCTCGGGGTGGCGGGCGGCGACGGAACCCAGGCCCGGGTGGCCGAAGTGGCGGCCGAGCACGACCTGCCGTTCCTGGTGGTCTCCGCAGGCACCAGGAACCACTTCGCCAGGGATCTCGGTCTGGACCGCGACGACCCGGCCGCGTGCCTGGAAGCGCTGGCCGACGGGGAGGAACTCAGGGTCGACCTGGGCGTCGTGGGCGGCTACGCCTTCGTCAATACGGCCTCGTTCGGCGTCTACGCGGAGGTCGTACAGCGCCCGGACTACCGGGATGCCAAGGCGGATGCGGCCCTGGACGCAATGCCCGACCTCCTGCTCGGGTACGCCGGTCACACGCTCGACGCGGTGACGGACGATGCGCGGCTGGAGTCCCAGCAGGCGCTGCTGGTCAGCAACAACCCTTACGCCACCCCCGAACCGATGGCCGCGGGCGGCCGCAGACCCCGGCTCGACGGCGGAGTGCTGGGTGTCGTCGGAATCCGGGTGAACAACGCTGCCCAAGCGGCCGACGTCGCGCTCCGAGGTGCCAGGGCGGCCGGACTACAGGTGCTGACCTCCCAGCGGATCAGCATCAGCTCGGGCACGGAGAGCATTCCGGTCGCCGTCGACGGAGAGGCGCTGACCATGCCCGCCCCCGTCGTCTGCGCCGTCCGCCCGGGCGCGCTGCGCGTACTCGTACCCAAGGTTCGTCCGGGGTCTCCGGCGTCCCTCCCGCCCGTGCGCTGGCGTGAGGTCGTCAGCCTGGCCTTCAGCCGGCCGCGACCGGCAGCGGAGGACCGGCACGGCGCGGCGCGTGCCTCGTGACTCCCGGCGCACATGCCCGGCCTGCCGCGCGGCGTCACAATGAGCCTTGTCCGGTGTTCCCGCTGTTCGTAGCGGATTGGAGACATCCGTGAAGGACCTCAAGTTTGAGCAGAAGAGTTCCCTGTCCCGCCTCGAGGCGGCTGATCAGCTCTCCGCGCTCGCGGAGGCGCTCAGGCACGGCGGCTCGGCCGAACTGGAACTCGGCCCCGGGAAGCTGACCATGCGGGTCCCCGACGAACTCCGCACCGAGATCGAGGTCGAGGTCGAGGACGGTGAGATCGAGCTGGAGATCGAACTCAAGTGGCCTATCGCGCAAACCTAGGGTCTGATCCGGGAGGGCGGGCGACAGCCCGTGCCGACTACACCGGCGCCGTCTACGGCTCGCTGCTTGCCGCCTCCGTGGTGGTCGGTGCCGGAACGCTCGGCTCGTTCCCTCGGCTGAAACTCGTCCTGCTGCTGCTGTGCACCGGCGTGGTGTTCTGGGCCGCACACGTGTTCGCCCGCCTTTTCGGGGCCCGCATGGTGCAGCACTTGAGCTGGCGCGTGGTCCGCGGTACAGCCAGGGAAGAACGCCCGATCATCGAGGCGGCCGTCCCACCGGCCGTCGCCGCGGCCATCAGCCCGCTCTTCGGACTGGATACCCAAGGGATGGCTTGGCTGGCACTCGCGGTCGCTCTGGCCGGCCAGGTCGGCTGGGCAACCGTGGCTGCCAGCCGCGCCGGCGCCTCGGGCGGCCTGATGGTGATCGCCGGTGGGATGAACCTCTTCCTCGGGTTGATCATCGTGGGTCTCAAGGTCGCGCTTCAGCACTGAGGACCCGCCGCCGCTACTGCGGCGGCGTACGGTAGCCCGCGGCGAGCCGGGCGAGGGCTACGGCGGCAAGGAGAAGTCCGAAGTCACGGAGCGCGATGTCGTAGTAGCCGGGGATGCTCAGCAGGTTGACGATGATGCCGGCGAGCCATGCGGCGACCAGCCAGCCGCCGAAGCGGGGAGCGACGGCGACGACGAGGCCTGCGACGATCTCGATCGCGCCCACCGCGTACATGGCACTCTGGGCGCTTCCGGGGACGATGTCGTCGATCCAGGGTGCGAGGTAGACCGGCCAGTCCACGAGCAGGTTGGTGAACTTGTCCAGTCCGAACAGGATCGGCGCGACGGTGAAGCCCGTGCGCAGGATCAGGAAGGCCTGGTAGCCCGGGTCGGCCAGGGCTGCCCGCCCGGGGCGGCGGGCGGAGGTGGTGTGAGTCAGGAACGGCATGACGCCCTCCTTCTATACACAACTTTCACTTTCGATAGAAGCACTCGCTTCTTCTTTCGTCAATGAATGTGGGTTTTAGAATGGAGGCGTGGACATGGACCCGGCGAAGGAAGCACATGACGTCTCGGCCCTCGCTGCGCTCGCCGAGCCGACCCGTAGGCGGCTGTACGAGCACGTGATGCGTCAGGCCGAGCCGGTCAGCCGCGAGCAGGCGGCATCAGCCCTGGGCCTCGCGCGGCAGACCGCGGCGTTCCACCTGGACCGGCTGGCCGAGGCTTCCCTGCTCGACGTGGTCTACGAACGGCGCAGCGGCCGCACGGGGCCGGGGGCCGGCAGGCCCGCGAAGCTCTACCGGCGCCCGGACAGGGAGATCACCGTCAGTGTGCCGGCGCGGCGCTACGAGCTCGCCGCCGAGCTGCTCGCCCAAGCCGTTCAGGACTCCGAGGCGACGGGTGAGGCGGTACGGGCCGTGCTGCACCGCAAGGCCCACGACATGGGCAAGGAGATGGGCAAGGAGATGGGCGGCAAGGGTGGTGTCGACCTGACCGGCCTGCTGGAGAGCTGTGGGTTCGAACCGCGGCGCGAGGGCACTTCCGTCGCCCTCCTCAACTGCCCGTTCCACAGTCTGGCCCGCCGGCACACCGACACCGTCTGCGGAATGAACCTCCACCTCCTGCGCGGAGTGCTCACGGGCATGGGCGACAGCACCTACACCGCGCGCCTGGCTCCCGCCCAAGGCCGCTGCTGCGTCCGTCTGGAGGCTGCCGGCTGACAGCCCGGCACTTCCGCCGCCCGATTGGTTTCGCGTACGAATACCCGCCGCACGAAGTGGCCGGCGTTCGTGGAATCGACCTACATCCGCTTGACCGATGAACCTGCGGCGACGTAGCTTCGACCGCACCGACTCGCGAGCTACTGGAAGGAGGCGAAGCCGGATGTTCACCATCTCCGCACTGCTTCGCCTCGCACACCAGATCGCCTGGGCTCCCGGTCGTGTAGCACACGGCTGCTGAGCAGCCCCCTTCCCGGCGTGCCCGATCGCGGCCCCGGCACCCTTCCCCTCTCTGTCACCACCTACGGCACATCGTTGCGTGTCGATTTGTCGCGCTCTGGGTTATCGAGCTGCGACCACGAAAGAGAAAGCTCCTGAAATGGCGACTTGGACAGTCACATCGACCGCGCGCCGAAATGCGAGCGCGCCATGGTAGCGGCGCGGATCACGGTCAACGGGAAAGAAACACCGATTTCACCGGCTGCACCCCACACCACAGCGCTGGACTTTCTGCGCGAGCGTGGCCTCACCGGCACCAAGGAGGGCTGCGCCGAAGGTGAATGCGGCGCCTGTTCGGTCCTGGTGGCCCGTCCCGGGGTGAACAAGCCCACCGACTGGGTGGCGGTCAACGCCTGCCTGGTCCCGGTCGCGGCGCTCGACGGTCAGGAGGTCATCACCTCCGAAGGTCTCGCCACCGCCGGCGAGTCCGGCAGACCGGCCGCCTTGCACCCTGTGCAGGAGGAGATGGCCGTCCGCGGCGGTTCCCAATGCGGTTACTGCACACCGGGATTCATCTGCAGCATGGCCTCCGAATACTACCGGCCCGACCGCTGCGCGCACCCGGACACGGCCGACGACACCGGTGCCACCACCGGCTCCGGCTCCGGCACCGGCTCCGGCTCCGGCTCCGGCTCCGAGCACGGTCCGAACGGTTTCGACCTGCACGCGCTCAGCGGAAACCTGTGCCGCTGCACCGGCTATCGCCCGATTCGCGATGCCGCGTTCGCCGTCGGTACGCCCACCGAGAACGACCCCATGGCGCAGCGTCGCGAGCAGTCCCCGCCCGAACCGGTCGCCACCGAATACACCCGGGACGGCAGCGCGTTCCTGCGGCCGAGCACCCTGGCCGACGCGCTGCGGCTACTGCGCGAGCGGCCCGACGCGGTGGTCGTCGCCGGAAGCACCGACTGGGGTGTGGAGGTGAACATCCGTTCCCGCCGGGCGAATTGCGTGGTCGCGGTCGACCGTCTCCCCGAACTGCGGGAACTGCGAGTCGAATCCGACCACATCGAGATCGGGGCGGCGCAGACGCTCACGGAGATCGAACGCCGGCTCGACGGCAGCGTCCCGCTACTGGCCGAGCTGTTCCCGCAGTTCGCGTCCCGGCTCATCCGCAACAGTGCGACCCTCGGCGGCAATCTGGGTACCGGGTCCCCCATCGGTGACAGCCCGCCGGTACTGCTCGCGCTGGAGGCATCGGTGGTACTCGCCGACGCCGACGGTGAGCGCGAGGTCCCCCTCTCCGACTACTTCACCGGCTACCGGCAGAGCGTGCGCCGTCCCGGCGAACTGATCCGCGCAGTGCGCATCCCCCTGCCGCTGTCGCCGGTCGCGGCCTTCCACAAGATCGCCAAACGGCGGTTCGACGACATCTCCAGCGTGGCGGTCGCCTTCGCGCTCGACATCGAGGACGGGATCGTGCGCAAGGCCCGCATCGGGCTGGGCGGTGTGGCCGCCACCCCGATCCGCGCCCTCGACACCGAGGCGGCCCTGGAGGGCGAGCCGTGGGCGGCGGAGACCGTCGAGGCCGCGGCCCGGGTGCTGCGGGCCCAGGGCACGCCGATGGACGACCACCGCGCCAGCGCCGGATACCGCTCCGCGATGCTCGGCCAGAGCCTGCTGAAGCTGTACGCGCAAACCACCGAGGCGGGGTCGTCATGAGCCATTTGTCCGAGCGCCCCGAAATGCCTGTCGTCGGCGTTTCGATGCCACACGAGAGCGCCAACCTGCACGTCACCGGCACCGCGCTCTACACCGACGACCTGGTCCACCGCACCAAGGACGTACTGCACGCCTACCCGGTCCAGGTCATGAAGGCCCACGGCAGGATCACCGCGCTGCGCACCGAGCCCGCGCTCGCCGTACCCGGTGTGGTCCGCGTGCTGACCGGCGGCGACGTGCCCGGCGTCAACGACGCCGGGATGAAGCACGACGAACCGCTGTTCCCCGACGAGGTCATGTTCCACGGCCACGCCGTCGCCTGGGTGCTCGCCGAGACCCTGGAGGCGGGCCGGCTCGGTGCGGCGGCCGTCGAGGTGGAACTCGACGAAAAGCCCTCCGTGATCACGCTGCGGGAGGCGATCGCGGCCGAGAGCTTTCACGGCGCCCGGCCCCTGATGCTGACCGGCGACGTCGATGCCGGCTTCGAGGACTCCGCGCACGTGTTCACCGGCGAGTTCCAGTTCTCCGATCAGGAACACTTCTATCTGGAGACGCACGCGGCGCTGGCCCACGTCGACGAGGGCGGGCAGATGTTCGTCCAGAGCAGCACCCAGCATCCCTCCGAGACGCAGGAAATCGTCGCGCACGTGCTCGGCCTGCACAGCCACGAGGTGACCGTGCAGTGCCTGCGGATGGGTGGCGGCTTCGGCGGCAAGGAGATGCAGCCCCACGGGTTCGCGGCCGTCGCCGCGCTCGGCGCCAGGCTGACCGGTCGGCCGGTCCGGGTGCGGCTCAACCGGACCCAGGACCTGACCATGTCCGGCAAGCGCCACGGGTTCCACGCCACGTGGAAGATCGGCTTCGACGCCGAGGGCCGTATCCAGGCCCTGGACGCCACCTTGACCGCGGACGGCGGCTGGAGCCTGGACCTGTCCGAGCCCGTGGTGGCCCGCGCGCTGTGCCACATCGACAACACCTACTGGATTCCCCACGCGCGCATCGCCGGTCGCATCGCCAAGACCAACAAGGTCTCCAACACCGCCTTCCGCGGCTTCGGCGGACCGCAGGGCATGCTGGTGATCGAGGACATCATGGGCCGGTGCGCACCGCTGCTCGGCCTGGATCCGACGGAGCTGCGCGAACGCAACTTCTACCGGCAGGGCCAATCGACGCCGTACGGACAGCCGGTCCTCCACCCCGAACGCATCTCCACCGTCTGGCAGCAGGTTCAGGACGACGCCGGCATCGCCGGTCGCAAGCGCGATATCGCGGCCTTCAACGCCGCACACCCGCACACCAAGCGGGCACTCGCGATCACCGGGCTCAAGTTCGGCATCTCGTTCAACCTCACCGCCTTCAACCAGGCCGGTGCGCTGGTGCTGATCTACAAGGACGGTTCCGTCCTGATCAACCACGGCGGCACCGAGATGGGGCAGGGCCTGCACACCAAGATGCTGCAGGTGGCCGCGACCACGCTGGGCATTGCGCTGCACAAGGTGCGGCTGGCCCCGACGCGTACCGACAAGGTGCCCAACACCTCCGCCACCGCCGCCAGTGCCGGGGCGGACCTCAACGGTGCGGCGGTGAAGAACGCCTGCGAGCAGTTGCGCGGGCGGCTGCTGCAGGTGGCCGGCACCCAGCTGGGTGCGAACGCCTCGGACGTGCGCATCGTCCAGGGCGTCGCGCGCGTCCTCGGCAACGACAAGGAACTGGCCTGGGACGACCTGGTGCGCACCGCGTACTTCCAGCGGGTCCAATTGTCGGCGGCCGGTTTCTACCGGACCGAGGGCCTGCACTGGGACGCGAAGGCGTTCCAGGGCTCGCCGTTCAAGTACTTCTCCTACGGCGCCGCCGCGACCGAGGTGGAGGTGGACGGCTTCACGGGCGCGTACCGGATCCGGCGGGTGGACATCGTGCACGACGTCGGCGACAGCCTCTCCCCGATGATCGACATCGGTCAGGTCGAGGGCGGTTTCGTGCAGGGCGCGGGCTGGCTGACGCTTGAGGACATGCGGTGGGACGCCGGTGACGGGCCGAACCGCGGCCGGCTGCTGACCCAGGCCGCGAGCACCTACAAGCTGCCGAGCTTCTCGGAGATGCCCGAGGAGTTCAACGTCAGGCTGCTGGAGAACGCCACTGAGGAGGGCGCGGTCTACGGGTCCAAGGCGGTGGGTGAGCCTCCGCTGATGCTGGCCTTCTCGGTGCGAGAAGCGCTGCGGCAGGCGGCCGGGGAGTTCGGGCCCGCCGGAGTCAGCGTGGAGCTCGCCTCCCCCGCGACACCGGAGGCGGTGTACTGGGCGATCGAAGCAGCCCGCAAGGGCGGCGTGCGGCACGACGGTCAGGCTGCCCCCGACGGCAGCGAAGTCCCCGCCGACGCAGGCGCTTTGAGCAATGCCTGACATGAGCTGGGTGGCCGCGGTCGCGCGGTTGCGGGCACGCCGGGAACCCGGCGTGCTCGTGACCGTCGCGACCGTGCGCGGCCACGCGCCCCGCCGGGCCGGTGCCAAACTCGTCGTGGGACGGACCGAGACCTGGGGTTCGATCGGCGGCGGCAACATCGAGGCCGTCGCCATCGATCGGGCGCGCGAGCTGAACGGCACGGCCGGTCCGGAGCGGGAGCCCGAGCCGGAGCTGATGGAATTCGCCCTCAACGACAAGGTCACCGGCCGGCACGGTGTGCAGTGCTGCGGCGGAGCCGTCACCGTACTGCTCGAACCGCTGCCGGTGGTCCAGGCGGTGGCGGTCTTCGGCGTCGGGCACGTCGGTCTGGAACTGGCACGCATCCTGGCCCGCCACCACCTCGATCTG
This genomic interval carries:
- a CDS encoding diacylglycerol kinase family protein, whose product is MLARLALVCALGAVAALIAASGRGGLFILAVGAAGAVLTAMGTWWVLAHRGAVRAAGAVLMVGAPVAILVAYALADLWPVALTAIALWGAAVVCAGSALRAVREPHGMQAVACALPRHPVLIMNPKSGGGKVGRFGLVEKAEALGARVVLLDTTARTDVAALARQAVAEGADLLGVAGGDGTQARVAEVAAEHDLPFLVVSAGTRNHFARDLGLDRDDPAACLEALADGEELRVDLGVVGGYAFVNTASFGVYAEVVQRPDYRDAKADAALDAMPDLLLGYAGHTLDAVTDDARLESQQALLVSNNPYATPEPMAAGGRRPRLDGGVLGVVGIRVNNAAQAADVALRGARAAGLQVLTSQRISISSGTESIPVAVDGEALTMPAPVVCAVRPGALRVLVPKVRPGSPASLPPVRWREVVSLAFSRPRPAAEDRHGAARAS
- a CDS encoding CBS domain-containing protein, translating into MPARDLAEPYPHVTTDDPAVDAVRLLAEQNLPALLVLDTDGVPYAVVPGSQLVRQLVPEYVMEDPLLAAVIDERHADALAEGLEGRTVSEWLPRRTFKPPYVGPDAGVLQIAAVMARTHVPLVAVVEHGGGADRVRLIGVVTAAALMRHYLAAGEQA
- a CDS encoding ArsB/NhaD family transporter codes for the protein MSDWQSWAAIAVFVGAYALIISEKVHRVAAALGGAGLMLAIGATDDGAAFYSDETGIDWNVVFLLMGMMMIVGVLRRTGLFEYLAIWSVKKARARPFRVMAMLVVITAMASALLDNVTTVLLVAPVTLLVCDRLRLAPVPFLIAEVLAANIGGTATLVGDPPNIIIASRAGLTFNDFLIHLAPLCVVLVAVLVLLCRVMFAKHFVYDEKRAAEIMELREREAITEPRLLAQGLGVLALVVAGFVLHPVLHYEPSVVALLGAGLLIAISKVETGEVLGEVEWPTLAFFAGLFVMVGALIGTGVIGDLAGSLADAIGGDELGGSMLLLGGSAVLSGLVDNIPYVATMAPITSQLVTAMGGDDPDHVMWWALALGADLGGNATAIGASANVVVLGIAERNRHPISFWEFTKYGLVVTVVTVALSALYLWLRYFALA
- a CDS encoding amphi-Trp domain-containing protein; amino-acid sequence: MKDLKFEQKSSLSRLEAADQLSALAEALRHGGSAELELGPGKLTMRVPDELRTEIEVEVEDGEIELEIELKWPIAQT
- a CDS encoding copper resistance CopC/CopD family protein translates to MHTGSPPRRTPLTVLALVAAVFALILGAAGPAFAHAGLGGSDPADGTVLKTAPKQVTLTFTESVTFSDDSLRVLSPDNERVNPRPAQYVDGKENTARVELSEKLPQGTYTVAWRVVSADGHPISGAFVFSIGKPSETAAVVAADSSDHTVVGRLYGFFRYVAYSGLALLVGTAAFVLVCWPAAGAVRPVRRLLAAGWATLVASTVALLLLRGPYETAGQLTSAFDLSQLGRTVTGRPGVALIARLVLLAVAGVLLRRVAVRPGRQDDGSQPGDLGARGRLAGAALALGLAFTWAAAEHASAGIQVPLAVPVAVLHLLAMGVWLGGLITLVTVLRRRAPDGRDVPVAAIGRFSTLAFTAVAVLVGTGVYQSWRQVGSWEALSSTSYGRTLVVKVAAVVLVLWVASFSRRWTARLLHEAPRAEERLKVPEPERARVVQTVGAPTSPGATDPGSTSDAPPARGEPGDGAESPVVTGDRYQRALRRTVALEAALSVAVLVITTVLTGTQPGRAAGEMASAATVQEPATKVVTVPFDMGTANRHGTVQITLAPGRVGENTVEAVVYTADGGLATVPELRLTLTQGELGIGPLDAKLKNQKGYWAAYDLRLPMPGVWTLNITVRTTDIDQVTVRETVRIT
- a CDS encoding metalloregulator ArsR/SmtB family transcription factor, with the translated sequence MDPAKEAHDVSALAALAEPTRRRLYEHVMRQAEPVSREQAASALGLARQTAAFHLDRLAEASLLDVVYERRSGRTGPGAGRPAKLYRRPDREITVSVPARRYELAAELLAQAVQDSEATGEAVRAVLHRKAHDMGKEMGKEMGGKGGVDLTGLLESCGFEPRREGTSVALLNCPFHSLARRHTDTVCGMNLHLLRGVLTGMGDSTYTARLAPAQGRCCVRLEAAG